AAAAATAACTACTCCTATTGCAAGGGtacccaaacttggtcctggagggccggtgtcctgcaaagtttagttccaaccccaatcagacacactggggctagctaatcaagcccttactaggctttctaaaaACATCCGTGTAGGTGTGTTatggcaagttggagctaaaatctgcaggataccggccctccaggatcgagtttgagCAACCCTGTGCTTTTGTATTTAATTTGCAGCAACAACACAAATGCTATAACAATTTATAAAGGGACTTCTCTCGTCTGATAAAAAATTAATGAGGAACTTGAAAATGTTTGAGCATTTAAGAAATTCCTGTGGGAGCCCATGgcatattaatattcataattgGATTATACATTAACAGAAATTAAGAAAGATCTATTGTTAAATAGAAAATCtgtcttttaattctttttaaagtcTCGGTTATAGAATGATGTCCAATGCAACTCCTCTCCTCCACTCAAACCCACATGTGAACACCACGGTGGACATTGATGCCGTTATGAATAAGGTCAGCACTGTTTTCCTCACCATCATCATTCTTCTCGGCACCACTGGGAATTCTGTAGTCATTTGGGTGGCTCGTTTTCGTATGAAGCCCAACGTCACCAATGTATTTTTGGTCAACCTCGCAGTAGCAGATCTGATCTTCTGCTTGACACAAATCTCCTGGCTAAtcaaagatattttctttgactACTGGCCGTTTGGACTCTTTGTTTGCAAGTTCAATGGTTTCTTCAAGTACGCCAACATGTTCTGCAGTGTTTTTCTTCTGGCTGTCATCAGTGTGGATCGAGCACTCTGCGTCTGGCGTCCGGTGTTCACCAGGAAACGACGGAAAATATGTGCTGCTCGTTTGATCAGTGTGGGAGTTTGGATCACAGCTGGGATCTTTAGTTCACCATACTTTGTTTACCGGCAAATCGTTCCTGATAAGAAGAACTTGAGCCAATGCTTATTCAAGGTTTGTTTTACTTACAGTCTtgcatattaatatataataattatatacagtggtgtgaaaaagtgtttgtataGAAACGTTAGAAATTTCTAGTATTTAAATTTCTAGCATACCAGCAAGTAtggctgaaggaaaaaaaaacaaagactttgGTGTGGCCTGGTCAAAGTCCTGACTTGAAtctaattgagatgctgtggtgccacatgaccttaaaaaggttctTGCTCAAAAACTCTCcagtgtggctgaattacaaaAATTCTCC
This DNA window, taken from Danio aesculapii chromosome 19, fDanAes4.1, whole genome shotgun sequence, encodes the following:
- the LOC130247056 gene encoding C3a anaphylatoxin chemotactic receptor-like; translated protein: MMSNATPLLHSNPHVNTTVDIDAVMNKVSTVFLTIIILLGTTGNSVVIWVARFRMKPNVTNVFLVNLAVADLIFCLTQISWLIKDIFFDYWPFGLFVCKFNGFFKYANMFCSVFLLAVISVDRALCVWRPVFTRKRRKICAARLISVGVWITAGIFSSPYFVYRQIVPDKKNLSQCLFKVNGTAESDNAAKYAYYFVRFICGFLLPFLVIFICYTLAAIGIRRTRLSGKSRPLHILAVLVCAFFLCWAPYHFLRLVRFVDEDNEVVKLGWRMVSDLTYLNSCINPVLYLFVGLDVRQLCKQSLFGIFHRALTEEAHNRSQLSTREESCNSFPKAAGVKCVNRV